In Pleurocapsa minor HA4230-MV1, a genomic segment contains:
- a CDS encoding IS1 family transposase, which yields MIQKVEVDEMESYVGKKGYQRWWWHAIDHKTGTILAFVLGRRQDRMFLKLKRLLKPFGITKFYTDKLKTYERHLSKEERTISKYKMQKIERKHLTLRTRIKRLQRKTICFSKIALMHDLVIGLYINRYEFGREI from the coding sequence GTGATTCAGAAGGTTGAAGTAGATGAGATGGAAAGCTACGTAGGAAAGAAAGGCTATCAAAGATGGTGGTGGCACGCAATTGACCATAAAACAGGAACGATTTTAGCTTTTGTCTTAGGAAGAAGACAAGACCGAATGTTTCTCAAGCTCAAAAGACTACTCAAACCATTCGGAATTACTAAATTTTACACTGACAAATTAAAAACTTACGAGCGTCATCTTTCTAAAGAAGAAAGAACTATCAGCAAATATAAAATGCAGAAGATTGAGAGAAAGCATTTAACTTTGAGAACAAGAATTAAAAGATTGCAGCGCAAAACTATTTGTTTCTCAAAGATAGCTCTTATGCACGATTTAGTAATTGGGCTTTATATTAATAGATATGAATTTGGTAGAGAAATCTAA